A DNA window from Buttiauxella agrestis contains the following coding sequences:
- the cmoM gene encoding tRNA uridine 5-oxyacetic acid(34) methyltransferase CmoM — protein sequence MRDRNFDDIAEKFSRNIYGTTKGQLRQAILWQDLDALLSTMPEKLRVLDAGGGEGQTACGLAQRGHEVLLCDVSAEMISRAQAQACEKGVSENMHFVHSSAQDIGQHLEKPVDLILFHAVLEWVVDPQAVLKTLWESLAPGGALSLMFYNANGLLMRNMFVGNFEYVLQGMKKNKRKTLSPDNPLQPEQVYHWLEQIGWQITGKTGVRVFHDYLRDKHKQRDGFENLLELETRYCRQEPFVSLGRYIHVTAIKPLEPRKNYE from the coding sequence GTGCGTGACCGCAATTTTGACGACATTGCTGAGAAGTTCTCACGCAACATATACGGTACAACCAAAGGACAACTTCGCCAGGCTATCTTATGGCAAGATCTTGATGCTTTGCTGTCCACCATGCCTGAGAAATTACGGGTTCTGGATGCGGGCGGCGGCGAAGGACAAACTGCCTGTGGTCTTGCGCAGCGGGGTCATGAAGTTCTGCTCTGCGACGTTTCCGCTGAGATGATTTCTCGCGCTCAGGCACAAGCCTGTGAGAAAGGTGTGAGCGAGAACATGCATTTCGTACATTCCTCCGCCCAGGATATTGGTCAACATTTGGAAAAGCCGGTTGATCTGATATTGTTTCACGCTGTGCTGGAATGGGTCGTAGATCCTCAGGCCGTACTGAAAACATTGTGGGAAAGCCTTGCACCCGGCGGTGCTTTATCCCTGATGTTCTACAATGCTAACGGCTTACTGATGAGAAATATGTTTGTCGGTAACTTCGAATATGTTCTCCAGGGCATGAAAAAGAATAAGCGGAAGACTCTGTCGCCTGACAATCCGCTACAGCCAGAACAGGTGTACCACTGGCTGGAGCAAATTGGCTGGCAGATAACCGGGAAAACCGGTGTGCGAGTGTTCCACGATTACTTGCGCGATAAGCACAAACAACGCGATGGTTTTGAGAATTTGCTTGAACTGGAAACGCGTTATTGCCGCCAGGAACCTTTTGTGAGTCTCGGCCGCTATATCCACGTGACAGCTATCAAGCCGCTTGAGCCAAGGAAAAATTATGAGTGA
- the elyC gene encoding envelope biogenesis factor ElyC, with amino-acid sequence MLFILKKFIGGLLLPLPFLLLMMGVALCLLWFTRWQKSAKALLSVSWLVLLLISLQPVADKMLKPIENAYPTWRGSEKVDYIVILGGGYTWNPEWAPSSNLINNSLPRVTEGIRLWQENPGSKLIFTGARAMTNPVSTAEAGARVAESLGVPRSEIITLDSPKDTEEEAAAVEKAIGQQPFLLVTSASHLPRAMVFFHNAGLHPLPAPANQLAIESPLNPWERIIPSPVWLMHSDRAGYETLGRIWQWMKGSSGDPGK; translated from the coding sequence ATGCTTTTTATCCTGAAAAAATTTATCGGGGGACTGCTTCTGCCCTTACCTTTTTTATTATTGATGATGGGCGTGGCACTTTGCTTGTTATGGTTCACCCGTTGGCAAAAAAGTGCAAAAGCGCTGTTAAGCGTGAGTTGGTTAGTTTTGCTGCTGATTAGCTTACAGCCCGTGGCCGACAAAATGCTCAAGCCTATCGAAAATGCCTACCCGACCTGGCGCGGAAGCGAGAAAGTGGATTACATCGTGATTTTAGGCGGTGGCTATACGTGGAACCCTGAATGGGCGCCGAGTTCCAATCTCATCAATAATAGTTTGCCACGCGTGACTGAAGGTATTCGGTTATGGCAGGAAAACCCTGGTTCGAAGCTCATTTTTACCGGGGCAAGAGCGATGACAAATCCGGTCAGTACCGCTGAAGCCGGTGCCAGAGTAGCTGAGAGCCTGGGCGTTCCACGCTCCGAGATAATCACTCTGGACTCGCCAAAAGATACCGAAGAAGAAGCGGCTGCGGTGGAGAAAGCCATCGGGCAGCAACCGTTCTTGCTGGTGACTTCCGCCTCTCACTTACCGAGGGCGATGGTTTTCTTCCACAATGCAGGTTTGCATCCCCTTCCGGCACCCGCGAACCAACTGGCGATTGAGTCTCCGTTAAATCCCTGGGAAAGAATCATCCCTTCTCCAGTGTGGTTAATGCACAGCGACCGGGCGGGTTATGAAACTCTGGGACGCATCTGGCAGTGGATGAAAGGA
- the mukF gene encoding chromosome partition protein MukF, with protein MSDVSQTVPELVAWARKNDYSISLPTERLTFLLAIATLNGERLDGEMSEGELIDAFRHVSEGFDQTSETINVRANNAINDMVRQRLINRFVSEINEGNAIYRLTPLGIGITDYYIRQREFSTLRLSMQLSIVGGELKRAADSADEGGDEFHWHRNVFAPLKYSVAEIFDSIDLTQRIMDEHQQQVKDDIAQLLNKDWRAAISSCEMLLSETSGTLRELQDTLEAAGDKLQANLLRIQDAILGRDDLHFVDRLVFDLQSKLDRIVSWGQQAIDLWIGYDRHVHKFIRTAIDMDKNRVFAQRLRVSVQNYFDAPWALTYANADRLLDMRDEEMTLRDDEVMGELPSDLEFEEFNEIREQLAAMIEAALQVYKTRQVPLDLGVVMRDYLAQYPRARHFDVARIVVDQAVRLGVAEADFTGLPPQWQAINDYGAKVQAHVINKY; from the coding sequence ATGAGTGATGTTTCCCAGACAGTGCCGGAGCTGGTTGCCTGGGCCAGGAAAAATGACTACTCGATTTCACTTCCCACAGAGCGCCTGACGTTCCTGTTGGCTATCGCCACCCTAAACGGTGAGCGCCTGGACGGTGAGATGAGTGAAGGCGAACTGATTGACGCTTTCCGTCACGTCAGTGAAGGGTTCGACCAAACCAGCGAAACCATTAACGTTCGCGCCAATAACGCCATCAATGACATGGTGCGCCAGCGTTTAATCAACCGTTTTGTCAGCGAAATCAATGAAGGTAACGCGATTTATCGCCTGACGCCGCTCGGTATTGGTATTACTGATTACTACATTCGCCAGCGCGAGTTTTCGACCTTGCGTTTATCCATGCAGCTGTCGATTGTCGGTGGCGAATTGAAGCGCGCGGCAGATTCAGCGGATGAAGGTGGTGACGAATTCCACTGGCATCGCAATGTTTTTGCACCACTGAAATACTCGGTCGCCGAGATTTTTGACAGCATCGATCTCACCCAGCGCATCATGGATGAGCACCAACAACAGGTTAAAGATGATATCGCGCAACTGCTGAACAAAGACTGGCGCGCGGCCATTTCCAGCTGCGAAATGTTGTTATCCGAAACCTCCGGTACGTTGCGTGAGTTGCAGGACACCCTTGAAGCCGCAGGTGACAAGCTTCAGGCAAATCTATTACGCATCCAGGATGCGATTCTGGGGCGTGATGATCTGCATTTTGTTGACCGCCTGGTGTTTGATCTGCAAAGCAAACTTGATCGCATCGTTAGCTGGGGCCAACAGGCCATTGACCTGTGGATCGGCTATGACCGTCACGTTCATAAATTCATTCGTACCGCTATCGACATGGATAAAAACCGTGTTTTTGCGCAGCGTCTGCGCGTTTCGGTACAAAACTATTTCGATGCCCCTTGGGCACTGACCTACGCCAACGCCGATCGTCTGCTGGATATGCGTGATGAAGAAATGACGCTGCGTGACGATGAAGTCATGGGCGAGCTGCCAAGCGACCTGGAATTCGAAGAGTTTAATGAAATCCGCGAACAGCTTGCTGCCATGATTGAAGCTGCACTTCAGGTCTATAAAACCAGACAAGTGCCGCTGGATTTAGGTGTGGTAATGCGGGACTATCTGGCGCAATACCCACGCGCCCGCCATTTCGATGTGGCGAGAATCGTAGTCGACCAGGCTGTCCGTCTGGGTGTGGCT